In Candidatus Polarisedimenticolia bacterium, the genomic window ATCACCGGCGTGATTGGCGTCTCGCTCCTGCCCAGATCGTAGCCGAGCCCGCGCATCGCCTCCTTGAAGTGCCGCGTATTGGCCCACAGCCGCTCCACCAGCTCCCCCGAGCGCTCCAGAAGCTCCACTCCGGCCAGGCAGGCCGCGGCATCGGCCGGGGTCATGGCGCTGGAAAACAGGAGGGGACGTCCCTTCTGCTGGATGTAGTCCGCCAGCGCGCGGCTCCCCGCCACCACGCCGCCCACCACGCCGAAAGCCTTCGACAGCGTGCCGATTTCCAGGTCGACCTGACCGTGCAGCTGGAAGTGATCGACGATGCCGCGGCCGGAGCGTCCGAGCACCCCTTCGCCGTGCGCGTCGTCTACCAGCGTCAACGCGTCGTGCTCGGCGGCCACGGCGACGATCTCGCGCAGCGGGGCGATGTCGCCGTCCATGCTGAACACGCCGTCGGTGATCACCAGGCGCCGGCGCGCGCCGGTCTCCGAGCGCAGCTTGTCGCGCAAATCCTGGGGATCGGCATGCGTGTAACGCACCACCTTGGCGCGCGACAGGCGGCTGCCGTCGATGATGCTGGCGTGATTCAGCTCGTCCGAGCAGATCAGATCCTCGGGACCGGCGAGCGATCCCAGCGCGGCGAGGTTGGCGCAGAAGCCCGACTGGAAGGTGAGCGCCGCCTCGACCCCCTTGAAGCGCGCCAGCTTCGCCTCCAGCTCGCGGTGCAGGGTGAGGGTGCCCGCGATGGTGCGCACGGCGGCGGGTCCGACGCCGAAGGCTTCTATGGCCTTCTGGGCGCGCCGCTTCAGCACCTCGTGATTTGCGAGGCCCAGGTAGTTGTTGGAGCAGAGATTGAGGACCTTCTTGCCGTTGACGGTGATCCAGGCGCCCTGCGGGGAGTCGATGACCGGCACGTTGATCAGCAGACCCTGCTCCTTGAGGGCCGCCATTTCCTGCGCGATGAAATCGAGCTTGCCGGCCATGACGTCCTCTCAGGCGGCGGGGAGAAGCGCGATCTTGCCGCACTCCCCGCGGGTCATCAGGTCCATTGCCGCCGCGAACTCGGTCAGCGGCAGGCGGTGCGTCAGAAGCGGCCTCAGATCGAGCAGGCCCGAGGTGAGCAGGCGCGATGACTTGTACCAGGTCGTGAAAATCTTCCGCCCGGTGATGCCGTAGATTCGGGCCCCCTTCAGGATGACCTCATTGTTGAGATCGATGCGAACGGGGCCGTGCGACAGCCCGAGCAGCGACAGCCTGCCGCCCGGTGCCAGCACCTTGAACCCCTGGCTGAGGGCCTCGGGGTTGCCGGACATCTCAATAACGACGTCGACTCCGTCGCCCCGCGTGAGATCCAGGATCGCCTCCACCACCTTGTCGCGCCGCGCGTTGAAGGTGTGCGTGGCGCCCATCTGCCGCGCCAGGTTGAGGCGGTACTCGGAGACGTCGGTGGCAAAGATCGTGGCGGCCCCCGAAGCCTTCGCCACTCCCATGGCCAAGAGTCCGACAGGACCGGCACCGAGCACCACCATCGTCTTGCCGGAGACGTCCTCCGCCAGAACGGTATCGACGGCGTTGCCGAGCGGCTCCTGCAGCGCCGCAATCTCGGGGGGCAGCGTGCGATCGTTCTTCCAGGCGCAGCGCGCCGGCAGCTTCAGGTAGCGCGCGAAGGAGCCGTCGGTGTCGACGCCGACGATGCGCGTGTTGCTGCAGACCTCGGCGCGTCCCACCCGGCAGGGGTAGCAGGTGCCGCAGGTGATGTGAGTCTCGACCGAGACGTAGTCGCCCGGCTTGAAGGTGGTGATCTCGGACCCGACCTCCACCACGTTTCCGGCGGTTTCGTGGCCCATAACCTGCGGGATCCGGATGCGCCGGCTGGCCCACTCGTCCCACTGGAAGATGTGCAGGTCGGTGCCGCAGATCGAGGCGGCTTTGACTTCGATGAGGACGTCCTCTGGCCCGATTCGGGGAACCGGGATCTCTCTCCACTCGGCCCCGGCTGCCGCGCGATGCTTCACGACCGCGCCCATGGTTTCATGGCCCACGCGACGGCTCCTTGCTGCGCGACGGAGTTGGAATATCCGCGAAATTCCGACGCGAAGTCATGATAGCACAACCCGGGACGGCTCCATTTCCGCTGTGCTAGCATGGCGTGCGCTCTGTGCACCTCGACGCCGAGGCGCGATGCGCTGGAGACGTGGGATGGATGACGTGCAGCCGGCCCTTCCGGCCCTCGGAAAAATCTCCCCGGAGTTCTTCCACCGCGTCATCGCCCCGCACCTCGGCGCCCCTTCCGAAAAAGTGCCGGTCGGACCACGGCACGGGGTGGACGCAGGCATTGTCGAGATCGCCGAGGGCTGGGTCATGGCGATCACCACCGATCCGGTGTTTGTGGTGCCCGAGTACGGCTGGGAAAGGTCCGCATGGTTCGCGGTCCACATCCTGGCCTCTGATGCCGCCACCTCGGGACTGCCGCTCGCCTTCGCCACCTTCGATCTGAACCTGCCGCCCTCGCTCGGAGAGAGCGATCTCGCGGTGCTCTGGAAGGGAATCTCTGAGGAATGCAGGTTGCTGGGGATTAGCATCGTCGCCGGGCACACGGCGCGCTATCAGGGGTGCGACTTCCCGATGGTGGGCGGGGCGACGGTGATGGCGGTGGGCCAGGCGACGAAGTACGTCACGCCGGCCATGGCGGAGCCGGGCGATCAGGTCCTGATCACCAAAGGCCCCGCGATCGAGGCCACGGCCCTGTTCGGAGCGGCATTCCCGGGGCTCGTCGAGGAAGCTCTCGGCAGCCGGGTTGCGAGGGAAGCCGCCGATCTGTTCACCCAGATGTCGGTGGTCAAGGACTGCCGCACCGCCGCCGCAATCGGCGTGCGCCAGCGCGGCGTGACCGCGATGCACGATGCCACCGAATGCGGGCTGTTCGGCGGCTTGGTCGAGGTGGCCGAGGCCTCCGGGACCGGAATGCGCATCGAACGTCCGGCAATCCCCATGCCCGAGGCCGTCTCCCGCGTGTGCGCTCATTTCGGCATGGATCCCTACGCATCCATCAGCGAAGGGACGCTGATCGTGACTTGCAAGCCCTATCGCGCGCAGGCGCTTCTCGCCGCCTTCCAGGGAGTGTCGATT contains:
- a CDS encoding glycine C-acetyltransferase, giving the protein MAGKLDFIAQEMAALKEQGLLINVPVIDSPQGAWITVNGKKVLNLCSNNYLGLANHEVLKRRAQKAIEAFGVGPAAVRTIAGTLTLHRELEAKLARFKGVEAALTFQSGFCANLAALGSLAGPEDLICSDELNHASIIDGSRLSRAKVVRYTHADPQDLRDKLRSETGARRRLVITDGVFSMDGDIAPLREIVAVAAEHDALTLVDDAHGEGVLGRSGRGIVDHFQLHGQVDLEIGTLSKAFGVVGGVVAGSRALADYIQQKGRPLLFSSAMTPADAAACLAGVELLERSGELVERLWANTRHFKEAMRGLGYDLGRSETPITPVMIGEAKLAGAFSRKLFEEGIFAMSIGYPTVARDKARIRVMISATHSDKDLDFALDVFGRVGRELAIL
- a CDS encoding AIR synthase family protein, which codes for MRWRRGMDDVQPALPALGKISPEFFHRVIAPHLGAPSEKVPVGPRHGVDAGIVEIAEGWVMAITTDPVFVVPEYGWERSAWFAVHILASDAATSGLPLAFATFDLNLPPSLGESDLAVLWKGISEECRLLGISIVAGHTARYQGCDFPMVGGATVMAVGQATKYVTPAMAEPGDQVLITKGPAIEATALFGAAFPGLVEEALGSRVAREAADLFTQMSVVKDCRTAAAIGVRQRGVTAMHDATECGLFGGLVEVAEASGTGMRIERPAIPMPEAVSRVCAHFGMDPYASISEGTLIVTCKPYRAQALLAAFQGVSIPAAIIGEVTEKDQGLVLIDQGKESALEHPRIDPFWAAFESARRQTRQA
- the tdh gene encoding L-threonine 3-dehydrogenase yields the protein MGAVVKHRAAAGAEWREIPVPRIGPEDVLIEVKAASICGTDLHIFQWDEWASRRIRIPQVMGHETAGNVVEVGSEITTFKPGDYVSVETHITCGTCYPCRVGRAEVCSNTRIVGVDTDGSFARYLKLPARCAWKNDRTLPPEIAALQEPLGNAVDTVLAEDVSGKTMVVLGAGPVGLLAMGVAKASGAATIFATDVSEYRLNLARQMGATHTFNARRDKVVEAILDLTRGDGVDVVIEMSGNPEALSQGFKVLAPGGRLSLLGLSHGPVRIDLNNEVILKGARIYGITGRKIFTTWYKSSRLLTSGLLDLRPLLTHRLPLTEFAAAMDLMTRGECGKIALLPAA